Proteins found in one Candidatus Methylomirabilota bacterium genomic segment:
- a CDS encoding cupin domain-containing protein has product MRRVIVAVVAFALTVAFPMLGLTSDQGHTIAVPDTLKWVEPPVLPGARLAVVQGDPGKEGPFVYRLKMPAGYKVPPHYHKASENVTVLAGTFSIGMGKEFDAKNGQELPTGGFFSVPPQHPHYAWAGGQETVVQVHGVGPTDLTFVNPADDPRKK; this is encoded by the coding sequence ATGCGCCGAGTCATTGTCGCGGTTGTCGCTTTCGCGCTCACGGTCGCGTTTCCGATGCTCGGGCTCACCTCGGACCAGGGGCACACCATTGCCGTGCCCGACACGCTCAAGTGGGTCGAGCCCCCCGTGCTGCCGGGCGCGCGGCTCGCCGTCGTGCAGGGTGATCCCGGCAAGGAGGGCCCCTTCGTCTACCGGCTGAAGATGCCCGCCGGCTACAAGGTTCCCCCGCACTATCACAAGGCCAGCGAGAACGTCACAGTGCTCGCCGGGACGTTCTCGATCGGGATGGGCAAGGAGTTCGACGCGAAGAACGGACAGGAGCTGCCGACCGGCGGCTTCTTCTCGGTCCCGCCGCAGCACCCGCACTATGCCTGGGCGGGCGGTCAGGAAACCGTCGTGCAAGTCCATGGCGTGGGGCCGACCGACCTCACGTTCGTGAATCCGGCGGACGATCCGCGGAAGAAGTAG
- a CDS encoding UGSC family (seleno)protein has product MLRASAVAENAGVPTVSLTCEGFVTQAATTSTGLGLPALPIAIVPGHVDVQTATELEDNVVAVTVDGVVRGLTLAPDEISEKEEPGPDDIVFEGTFDEINRHFYEQGWSDGLPIVPPTEARVAEFLRHTRRSPQQELGVLLPDRRSATIRTVAVNGVMAGCRPEYMPVLVALVEAMADPGYGVEHSGNTPGSDTLIVVNGPIVKALGFNYEQGALRDGFQANTAIGRFWRLYLRNVAGFLPHKTDKATFGNTWRVVLAENEDVIRRIGWTTLAEDAGVPRGRSAVTISRYTGGGVLACVFGSRPEQMIPYLADGLVRHVGWEVIFTVGMAVGAQKPLLILSPILAETLARAGLAKSDVQELLWRQARIPARQFERLIGPWTNLAPGHPRLVDLVARGRADGVFAESDDPERLVPIVARPGDITVAVSGDPLRTNAYVFGHNGILGYPTTKPVDDPV; this is encoded by the coding sequence GTGCTGCGGGCGAGCGCGGTCGCCGAGAACGCCGGTGTCCCCACCGTGTCGCTGACGTGCGAGGGGTTCGTGACCCAGGCCGCGACGACCTCGACTGGGCTGGGGCTGCCGGCGCTGCCCATCGCCATCGTGCCCGGCCACGTCGACGTGCAGACGGCGACGGAGCTCGAGGACAACGTCGTCGCCGTGACGGTCGACGGCGTCGTGCGCGGCCTCACCCTGGCGCCCGATGAGATCAGCGAGAAGGAGGAGCCGGGGCCCGACGACATCGTGTTCGAAGGGACCTTCGACGAGATCAACCGTCACTTCTACGAGCAGGGCTGGAGCGACGGGCTTCCCATCGTGCCGCCCACGGAAGCGCGGGTCGCCGAGTTCCTGCGCCACACGCGCCGCTCACCGCAGCAGGAGCTCGGCGTGCTGCTGCCCGACCGCCGCAGCGCGACCATCCGGACCGTCGCGGTCAACGGTGTGATGGCCGGCTGCCGGCCCGAGTACATGCCGGTGCTGGTTGCGCTCGTCGAGGCCATGGCCGATCCCGGCTACGGCGTCGAGCACAGCGGCAACACGCCGGGCTCGGACACCCTCATCGTCGTCAACGGCCCCATCGTCAAGGCGCTGGGCTTCAACTACGAGCAGGGCGCCCTCCGCGACGGCTTCCAGGCCAATACCGCCATCGGCCGCTTCTGGCGGCTCTACCTCCGAAACGTGGCCGGATTCCTGCCCCACAAGACCGACAAGGCGACCTTCGGCAACACGTGGCGCGTGGTGCTGGCGGAGAACGAGGACGTGATCCGCCGCATCGGGTGGACGACCCTCGCCGAGGACGCCGGCGTGCCGCGCGGACGGAGCGCGGTGACCATCTCCCGCTATACCGGGGGCGGCGTGCTGGCCTGCGTGTTCGGGAGCCGGCCCGAGCAGATGATCCCGTACCTGGCCGACGGGCTCGTGCGCCATGTCGGATGGGAGGTGATCTTCACCGTGGGTATGGCGGTGGGCGCCCAGAAGCCGCTTCTCATCCTGTCGCCGATCCTCGCCGAGACCCTGGCGCGGGCGGGGCTGGCGAAATCCGACGTCCAGGAGCTCCTGTGGCGGCAGGCGCGCATCCCCGCGCGGCAATTCGAGCGCCTCATCGGCCCGTGGACCAATCTGGCCCCGGGCCATCCGCGCCTCGTCGACCTGGTGGCGCGTGGCCGCGCGGACGGCGTGTTCGCGGAGTCCGACGACCCCGAGCGCCTCGTCCCCATCGTCGCGCGACCGGGGGACATCACCGTCGCGGTGAGCGGCGACCCGCTGCGCACGAACGCCTACGTCTTCGGGCACAACGGGATCCTCGGCTATCCCACCACCAAGCCGGTGGACGACCCCGTCTAA
- a CDS encoding TauD/TfdA family dioxygenase, which translates to MPPAVTPTKATLGAVVTGLALAHMDEPTWSAVERAFLEHAVLIFPGQHLSEAEQVAFARRFGDIEPLAADPEQKAVAISNVKPDGTIMEAAEHRYKSLRGNEGWHTDSSYMPLAAKASCLSAQVVPLAGGETEWADMRAAYDALDEATRRRIAGLSAHHSLYHSQAKIGHMVETGAGYGFHTKGAPLRPLVKVHPVTGRPALFIGRHAYGIPGLPEAESERLLSELVDFACRPPRTYAHAWRPGDVVIWDNRCVLHRARPYDYREARVMRHTRVAGDPATELAGTDRDERARAYEPSAFNR; encoded by the coding sequence ATGCCGCCAGCCGTCACCCCGACCAAAGCCACGCTGGGCGCGGTGGTCACCGGTCTCGCGCTCGCCCACATGGACGAGCCCACCTGGAGCGCGGTGGAGCGAGCCTTTCTCGAGCACGCCGTCCTGATCTTCCCTGGTCAGCATCTGAGCGAGGCGGAGCAAGTGGCGTTCGCCCGGCGGTTCGGTGACATCGAGCCGCTGGCCGCGGACCCCGAGCAGAAGGCGGTGGCGATCAGCAACGTGAAGCCGGACGGCACCATCATGGAAGCCGCCGAGCATCGCTACAAGTCGCTGCGGGGCAACGAGGGCTGGCACACCGACAGCTCGTACATGCCGCTCGCCGCCAAGGCCTCGTGCCTCTCGGCGCAGGTCGTGCCGTTGGCGGGCGGCGAGACGGAGTGGGCGGACATGCGTGCCGCCTACGACGCGCTGGACGAGGCGACGCGGCGCCGGATCGCCGGGCTCTCGGCGCACCACTCGCTCTATCACTCCCAGGCCAAGATCGGGCACATGGTGGAGACCGGCGCCGGGTACGGCTTTCATACCAAGGGGGCGCCGCTACGCCCGCTGGTGAAGGTGCATCCGGTCACGGGCCGGCCCGCCCTCTTCATCGGCCGCCACGCCTACGGCATTCCCGGCCTTCCGGAAGCGGAGTCGGAGCGGCTCCTGTCCGAGCTCGTCGACTTCGCCTGCCGGCCCCCGCGGACGTACGCCCACGCGTGGCGGCCGGGCGACGTCGTCATCTGGGACAACCGCTGCGTGCTGCACCGGGCGCGCCCGTACGACTACCGCGAGGCGCGCGTGATGCGCCACACGCGGGTGGCCGGCGACCCGGCGACCGAGCTCGCGGGCACCGATCGCGACGAGCGCGCCCGCGCCTACGAGCCGTCCGCGTTCAATCGTTGA
- a CDS encoding NAD(P)/FAD-dependent oxidoreductase has product MDFDTIIIGAGISGLYQLYRLRELGQRVRVFEAGTGVGGTWYWNRYPGCRFDSESYSYGYSFSQELLEEWDWTEHFAPQPETERYLNHVADTFDLRRDIQFRSRVKAATWDEGRQAWEITLEDGVRCRARYVVTAVGPLSAPTLPRIPGVEDFRGEAYHTGLWPKHHVSFEGKRVAVIGTGATGVQAITEIAKTAGHLTVFQRRPNWCTPLHNRPITKAEMAEIRQTYPAIFERCRETAACFIHTTDPRGTFEVSPEERKQFWEELYASPGFAIWMGNFKDVLIDRKANALFSEFVAGKIRQRVEDPRVAELLIPKDHGFGTRRVPQESGYYEVYNRPNVELISIIDTPIVRLTPTGIRTTARDLDFDMIVYATGFDAITGSLDRIDIRGVGGRSLKERWRAGLETFVGVMVNGFPNLFMVMGPHTALGNIPRSIEYNVEWIRDLLAHMGRHGLHVADARPDAVDEWTAFVKKKGEGLLANEVDSWMTGVNQNVEGKNVRIVARYSGTAPEYRDWCDRVAAEGYRELTLV; this is encoded by the coding sequence TTGGACTTCGACACCATCATCATCGGCGCCGGCATCTCCGGCCTGTATCAGCTCTACCGTCTGCGTGAGCTGGGCCAGAGGGTTCGCGTGTTCGAGGCCGGCACCGGCGTCGGCGGCACCTGGTACTGGAACCGCTATCCCGGCTGCCGCTTCGACTCCGAGAGCTACTCCTACGGCTATTCCTTCAGCCAGGAGCTGCTGGAGGAGTGGGACTGGACGGAGCACTTCGCGCCCCAGCCGGAAACCGAGCGCTATCTCAACCACGTCGCCGACACGTTCGACCTGCGCCGGGACATTCAGTTCCGCAGCCGCGTCAAGGCCGCGACGTGGGACGAGGGCCGGCAGGCGTGGGAGATCACCTTGGAGGACGGCGTGCGCTGTCGCGCGCGCTACGTCGTCACCGCGGTCGGTCCGCTGTCCGCTCCCACCCTGCCCCGGATTCCCGGCGTGGAGGACTTTCGCGGCGAGGCCTATCACACCGGGCTCTGGCCCAAGCATCACGTGTCCTTCGAGGGGAAGCGGGTGGCCGTCATCGGCACTGGGGCCACGGGGGTGCAGGCCATCACCGAGATCGCCAAGACCGCGGGCCACCTTACCGTGTTCCAGCGCCGGCCGAACTGGTGCACGCCGCTGCACAATCGCCCCATCACCAAGGCGGAGATGGCCGAGATCCGCCAGACATATCCCGCCATCTTCGAGCGCTGCCGGGAGACGGCCGCCTGCTTCATCCACACGACCGACCCGCGCGGCACCTTCGAGGTGAGCCCGGAGGAACGTAAGCAGTTCTGGGAGGAGCTGTACGCGAGTCCCGGCTTCGCGATCTGGATGGGCAACTTCAAGGACGTGCTCATCGACCGCAAGGCCAATGCGCTCTTCTCCGAGTTCGTGGCGGGCAAGATCCGGCAGCGGGTCGAGGACCCGAGGGTGGCGGAGCTGCTGATCCCCAAGGACCACGGGTTCGGCACGCGACGGGTTCCGCAGGAGAGCGGCTACTACGAGGTGTACAACCGGCCCAACGTCGAGCTGATCAGCATCATCGACACGCCCATCGTGCGCCTCACGCCCACGGGAATCCGGACCACTGCGCGCGACCTCGACTTCGACATGATCGTGTACGCCACCGGCTTCGACGCCATCACCGGCAGCCTGGACCGCATCGACATCCGCGGCGTCGGGGGCCGGAGCCTCAAGGAGCGGTGGCGGGCGGGCCTGGAGACCTTCGTGGGCGTCATGGTGAACGGCTTCCCCAATCTCTTCATGGTGATGGGGCCCCATACCGCGCTCGGCAACATCCCGCGGAGCATCGAGTACAACGTCGAGTGGATTCGCGACCTCCTCGCCCACATGGGCCGGCACGGCCTGCACGTGGCCGACGCCCGGCCCGACGCGGTGGACGAGTGGACCGCCTTCGTCAAGAAGAAGGGTGAGGGGCTGCTCGCCAACGAGGTCGATTCGTGGATGACCGGCGTCAACCAGAACGTCGAGGGCAAGAATGTCCGCATCGTCGCCCGCTACAGCGGGACGGCGCCCGAGTACCGCGACTGGTGCGACCGGGTGGCCGCGGAGGGCTACCGGGAGCTGACGCTCGTCTAG
- a CDS encoding DinB family protein, which translates to MKARTYTLLGVDRRPYLSSTPERHARWKMSRDLLTRLDAAWLGFTQSYAGLSEAELLEPGVTEAWSVKDIIAHVTTWEEEALKHVPVMLRGGRPPRYSVTYGGIDAFNARMTAQKSALTLSEVLAQQETVHRRLIALIEGLPADQLGAKARVRRRLRLDTYGHYPIHASAIRRWRKHEA; encoded by the coding sequence ATGAAGGCCAGGACGTACACGCTGCTCGGCGTCGATCGCCGCCCGTACCTGAGCTCCACGCCCGAGCGCCACGCGCGCTGGAAGATGTCGCGGGATCTCCTGACGCGGCTCGATGCCGCCTGGCTCGGCTTCACCCAGTCCTATGCCGGGCTGTCCGAAGCGGAGCTGCTCGAGCCGGGGGTCACGGAGGCCTGGTCCGTGAAGGACATCATCGCCCACGTGACGACCTGGGAAGAGGAGGCCCTGAAGCACGTGCCCGTCATGCTGAGGGGCGGCCGGCCCCCTCGCTACTCGGTCACCTATGGCGGGATCGACGCGTTCAACGCCCGCATGACGGCCCAGAAGAGCGCGCTCACGCTCTCCGAGGTGCTCGCGCAGCAAGAGACCGTGCACCGGCGTCTGATCGCGCTCATCGAGGGCCTGCCCGCGGACCAGCTCGGCGCTAAGGCCCGGGTCCGCCGCCGGCTCCGCCTCGACACCTACGGACACTATCCGATTCACGCGAGCGCGATCAGGAGGTGGCGGAAGCACGAGGCGTAG
- a CDS encoding hydantoinase B/oxoprolinase family protein: MRLDPLTVELLRNYLQGAVEEMAYVVERTAYTTFVKETADFTCGLLNPSGEFFAYPVELGVASFGGINYATTLEAVGPLEPGDVVITNDPYGSAAAATHLPDIHLVRPIFWEGRLVAYGAGFLHSSDVGGMVPASISPRASEIFQEGLRIPPKKLFVRGQVNRDLLDVILANCRIPEQNWGDLRALVAGLTTGERRVHELIRRFGSDTVDKAMDDLIDYSARKVEALIRRMPEGRYEFSDYIEDDVVTDIPIRLKVALVIADGEIHMDFTSSDVQVGSAMNVPTAGRVHPFMSVALVNYFVTNDRTIPLNAGVLRRVRMTLPEGSVVNPKFPAACGVRYATVLRIYDAVLGALARALPAQIPAAGGGQGCMVALSLPDPEAGRRHVTVIEPMIGGGGARPGRDGVDGCDSSIGFLKTTPAETLEAEVPIVVRRYHLIADSAGPGRHRGGFGVRLDFQVFRPEGLVTARGMERLRFAPWGVAGGTAGATGSVWLNPGTGGERRLSKIDLLALEPGDTLSVRTPGGGGHGDRFARPPAAVLADVASGLITVDRAHEAYGVVLAGDQVDETATAALRAARTGECRMEPFDFGPARREHERRWPDELQDLFIELLMALPAPYRGYARRTLHPRITALADQRPVTAADVTRMVGELRDSLHRG, from the coding sequence ATGCGCCTGGATCCCCTGACCGTCGAGCTATTGCGGAACTATCTCCAGGGCGCGGTCGAGGAGATGGCCTATGTCGTGGAGCGCACCGCGTACACGACGTTCGTGAAGGAGACGGCGGACTTCACCTGCGGCCTCCTCAATCCCTCGGGCGAGTTCTTCGCCTACCCGGTCGAGCTGGGCGTGGCGAGCTTCGGCGGGATCAACTACGCCACCACGCTGGAGGCCGTAGGCCCGCTGGAGCCCGGCGACGTCGTCATCACCAATGATCCCTACGGCTCGGCGGCAGCGGCCACGCACCTACCCGACATCCACCTGGTCCGCCCGATCTTCTGGGAGGGCCGGCTCGTGGCCTACGGCGCCGGCTTCCTCCACAGCTCCGACGTGGGGGGCATGGTCCCCGCGTCGATCTCGCCGCGGGCCTCCGAGATCTTCCAGGAAGGTCTCCGCATCCCGCCCAAAAAGCTCTTCGTGCGCGGTCAGGTCAACCGTGACCTCCTCGACGTGATCCTCGCCAACTGCCGCATCCCCGAGCAGAACTGGGGCGATCTCCGGGCCCTCGTGGCGGGGCTCACCACCGGCGAGCGCCGCGTGCACGAGCTCATCCGCCGCTTCGGCTCCGACACCGTCGACAAGGCGATGGACGATTTGATCGACTACTCTGCCCGAAAAGTCGAGGCGCTGATCCGCCGCATGCCGGAGGGCCGCTACGAATTCTCGGATTACATCGAGGACGACGTGGTGACCGACATCCCCATCCGCCTCAAGGTCGCGCTCGTCATCGCCGACGGCGAGATCCACATGGACTTCACGAGCAGCGACGTCCAGGTGGGCTCGGCCATGAACGTGCCCACCGCCGGGCGCGTGCACCCGTTCATGTCCGTCGCGCTGGTGAACTACTTCGTGACCAACGACCGCACCATCCCTCTCAATGCCGGCGTCCTGCGCCGCGTGCGCATGACCTTGCCCGAGGGCTCGGTCGTGAACCCGAAGTTCCCGGCCGCGTGCGGCGTGCGCTACGCGACGGTGCTACGCATCTACGACGCGGTGCTGGGCGCGCTGGCCCGCGCCCTGCCCGCGCAGATTCCCGCCGCGGGCGGCGGCCAGGGCTGCATGGTGGCGCTGTCGCTCCCCGACCCCGAGGCCGGCCGCCGCCACGTGACGGTGATCGAGCCCATGATCGGGGGCGGAGGCGCGCGGCCGGGACGAGACGGCGTGGACGGGTGCGATTCGTCCATCGGCTTCCTGAAGACGACGCCGGCCGAGACGCTGGAAGCCGAGGTGCCCATCGTCGTGCGCCGCTACCACCTGATCGCGGATTCCGCGGGGCCTGGCCGACATCGCGGCGGCTTCGGGGTGCGGCTCGACTTCCAGGTATTCCGACCCGAGGGCCTGGTGACCGCGCGCGGGATGGAGCGGCTGCGCTTCGCGCCCTGGGGCGTGGCCGGGGGCACGGCCGGCGCCACCGGCAGCGTGTGGCTCAACCCGGGCACGGGGGGCGAGCGGCGCCTCTCGAAGATCGATCTGCTCGCGCTCGAGCCGGGTGACACGCTGAGCGTGCGCACGCCGGGCGGGGGCGGCCACGGCGATCGCTTCGCGCGACCCCCCGCTGCCGTGCTGGCGGATGTCGCCTCGGGCTTGATTACCGTCGATCGTGCCCACGAGGCGTACGGCGTGGTCCTGGCCGGCGACCAGGTCGACGAGACCGCGACGGCAGCGCTGCGCGCCGCGCGGACCGGTGAGTGCCGGATGGAGCCCTTCGACTTCGGCCCGGCGCGTCGCGAGCACGAGCGCCGCTGGCCGGACGAGCTGCAGGATCTCTTCATCGAGCTCCTGATGGCCCTGCCCGCACCGTATCGCGGCTATGCGCGACGAACGCTCCACCCGCGCATCACGGCCCTCGCCGATCAGCGCCCGGTGACCGCCGCCGACGTGACGCGCATGGTGGGAGAGCTCAGGGACTCGCTGCATCGCGGTTGA
- a CDS encoding hydantoinase/oxoprolinase family protein → MASAFRYWLGIDIGGTFTDFSVFDTRTGALRGLKVPSTPHEFAAAVRTGLAQLASEHGIDPAEIGTVVHGTTIAVNTLIQRTGARLGLLVTDGFRDVLELQRLRLPNPFDLDGVRPLPLIPRARVAEVRERLRADGRVDTPLDEASARAAAHRLAALDVEGLVVSLLHSYRNPVHEQRTRAVAAQVAPGLPVSLSSDVWPQAREYERTALAVLDAYVQPKVRRYLQGFEEALAARGVPAAPHVTKSNGGIMPVAAARTQTVTTLLSGPASGVIGAAYVAGQAGLTNVITLDVGGTSADMAVVEGGRPRWSTSEHVGGVPVMMPVVGVTAIGAGGGSIAWVDEVGIPKVGPQSTGAQPGPACYGRDGKDATLTDAFLVCGFLDPARFLGGRMPLHRELADEAVARFAGPLGATPDEAAESIVRVAVSNMYAEFTKILSRAAVDARDFALVAFGGAGPVVGALVAREVGISTVFVPRSPGTLCALGALSADVVSDAVRTVHAKAEAASPVALREAYDALCAELGDWLARHGADAGAPSFGLAADMRYVGQSYEIAVPLEPAWLAAGGLPRILAAFHQAHERAFGHADTEAPAEIVNLRVQLRAARPRVPLAEAPAATGPATPRTTRLLWLDGRRTSARVYEREGLGRGMLLAGPAVVEQPDTTVLIPEGHAAEVDRFGNLLLRRER, encoded by the coding sequence GTGGCTTCCGCGTTCCGCTACTGGCTCGGCATCGACATCGGCGGCACCTTCACCGACTTCAGCGTCTTCGACACCCGGACGGGGGCGCTGAGGGGGCTCAAGGTGCCCTCGACGCCGCACGAGTTCGCGGCGGCGGTGCGGACGGGCCTGGCCCAGCTGGCGAGCGAGCACGGGATCGACCCGGCGGAGATCGGCACGGTCGTGCACGGCACGACGATCGCCGTGAACACGCTCATCCAACGAACCGGCGCGCGCCTCGGGCTCCTCGTGACCGACGGATTCCGCGACGTGCTCGAGCTGCAGCGGCTGCGGCTGCCCAACCCCTTCGATCTCGACGGCGTCCGGCCCCTGCCCCTGATCCCGCGGGCGCGGGTGGCCGAGGTGCGGGAGCGGCTGCGCGCCGACGGGCGCGTCGACACGCCCCTCGACGAGGCGTCCGCGCGTGCCGCCGCGCATCGCCTGGCCGCGCTGGACGTCGAAGGGCTCGTGGTCTCGCTCCTCCATTCGTATCGCAATCCCGTCCACGAGCAACGGACCCGCGCCGTCGCCGCGCAGGTCGCGCCCGGGCTCCCCGTCAGCCTCTCGTCGGACGTGTGGCCGCAGGCCCGCGAGTACGAGCGGACGGCCCTGGCCGTGCTCGACGCCTACGTGCAGCCCAAGGTGCGCCGGTATCTCCAGGGCTTCGAGGAGGCGCTGGCCGCGCGCGGCGTGCCCGCCGCGCCCCACGTCACCAAGTCGAACGGCGGCATCATGCCGGTCGCGGCGGCGCGGACGCAGACCGTGACGACGCTGCTGTCGGGGCCCGCCTCGGGCGTCATTGGCGCCGCCTACGTGGCCGGCCAGGCGGGCCTCACCAACGTCATCACGCTCGACGTCGGCGGCACCAGCGCGGACATGGCAGTGGTGGAGGGCGGGCGGCCCCGCTGGAGCACGAGCGAGCACGTGGGTGGCGTGCCGGTGATGATGCCGGTCGTCGGGGTGACGGCGATCGGCGCGGGCGGCGGCTCCATCGCCTGGGTGGACGAGGTCGGCATCCCGAAGGTAGGACCGCAGAGCACGGGCGCCCAGCCGGGCCCCGCGTGCTATGGGCGCGACGGCAAGGACGCGACGCTCACCGACGCGTTCCTCGTGTGCGGCTTCCTCGACCCCGCGCGATTCCTGGGCGGGCGCATGCCGCTGCACCGCGAGCTGGCCGACGAGGCGGTGGCGCGCTTCGCCGGGCCCCTCGGCGCCACGCCGGACGAGGCCGCCGAGAGCATCGTGCGCGTCGCCGTCTCGAACATGTACGCGGAGTTCACCAAGATCCTCTCGCGCGCCGCGGTGGATGCGCGCGACTTCGCCCTCGTGGCCTTCGGCGGCGCGGGCCCCGTGGTGGGCGCCCTGGTGGCGCGCGAGGTCGGCATCTCCACCGTGTTCGTGCCGCGCTCGCCGGGGACGCTCTGTGCCCTGGGCGCCCTGAGCGCGGACGTCGTGAGCGACGCCGTGCGCACCGTGCACGCGAAGGCGGAGGCGGCCTCGCCGGTGGCGCTGCGAGAGGCCTACGACGCGCTCTGCGCGGAGCTCGGAGACTGGCTGGCCCGCCACGGCGCGGACGCCGGCGCGCCGAGCTTCGGCCTCGCCGCGGACATGCGCTATGTCGGCCAGTCCTACGAGATTGCGGTGCCCCTGGAGCCCGCCTGGCTCGCCGCCGGCGGCCTGCCCCGCATCCTGGCCGCCTTCCATCAGGCCCACGAGCGCGCCTTCGGCCATGCCGACACGGAGGCGCCGGCGGAGATCGTCAACCTGCGCGTCCAGCTTCGTGCCGCGCGCCCCCGCGTGCCCTTGGCCGAGGCGCCTGCCGCCACGGGGCCGGCGACGCCGCGCACCACGCGCCTCCTGTGGCTGGATGGCCGGCGGACGAGCGCGCGCGTCTACGAGCGCGAGGGGCTGGGTCGTGGCATGCTGCTCGCGGGGCCCGCCGTCGTGGAGCAGCCGGACACCACCGTGCTGATCCCCGAGGGCCACGCCGCCGAGGTCGATCGCTTCGGCAACCTGCTGCTGCGGAGGGAGCGCTGA
- a CDS encoding aldehyde ferredoxin oxidoreductase C-terminal domain-containing protein, translating into MRKYLDIRLDDRTITSRELNGEEVVRAGRNLIARTLLECGAATVDPLSPQNPLIFSAGPFAGSSFSNANRTSVGCRSPLTGGIKEANGGGSFAYALGQQSVAGFTLHGASPTWVVIHFKKDGTIAFDDGSPYLGKGNFEADRMLHAKYGKKVTVGLCGPVGEYLGLIAGIAFSDKDGRPSRLAARGGVGAVMGSKKVKAIVVDLDKMPAFHDVKKVNVAVKEYAKLLQADGIITNFYQKIGTMGMADVQNQMGGLPVRNFSAGRQVDLATGERFKMGGDYITELNNSRGGEQTHACMPGCIIQCSNLYADASGKEIVSPVEYETLGLLGTNCGLTDPDDLAGLNYIANDLGVDTIETGAMLAVLMEAGLGAFGDAKFMADCLAEVRAGTEKGRLWAQGTARVGAHYKVARVPVIKKQAISAYDPRVVEATGVAMMATAMGADHTAGNLPRLNTREMDLNAIIGQSLVVQTNVAATDSLGLCLFGRSVTEVNIAFIIDAINSACGTSLTPEFWTQLGHETLRLEHEFNRQAGFTAKDDELPGFFYTEKLPPTDRVARFHGPEVHDMYERLPA; encoded by the coding sequence ATGCGCAAGTACCTGGACATCCGCCTGGACGACCGGACCATCACGAGTCGCGAGCTGAACGGCGAGGAGGTCGTCAGGGCAGGCCGCAATCTGATCGCCCGGACCCTGCTCGAATGCGGGGCCGCCACGGTCGATCCGCTCTCGCCGCAGAATCCCCTCATCTTCTCGGCGGGACCCTTCGCCGGATCGAGCTTCTCGAACGCCAACCGCACCAGCGTGGGCTGCCGCAGCCCGCTCACCGGCGGCATCAAGGAGGCCAATGGCGGCGGCTCCTTCGCCTACGCCCTCGGCCAGCAGTCCGTCGCGGGATTCACGCTGCACGGCGCCTCGCCGACCTGGGTGGTCATCCACTTCAAGAAGGACGGCACGATCGCCTTCGATGACGGGTCGCCCTATCTCGGCAAGGGCAACTTCGAGGCCGACCGCATGCTCCACGCGAAGTACGGCAAGAAGGTCACCGTCGGGCTCTGTGGGCCGGTGGGCGAGTATCTCGGCCTGATCGCGGGCATCGCGTTCAGCGACAAGGACGGCCGACCCTCGCGTCTCGCCGCACGCGGCGGCGTGGGCGCGGTGATGGGCTCGAAGAAGGTGAAGGCCATCGTGGTCGACCTCGACAAGATGCCCGCGTTCCACGACGTCAAGAAGGTCAACGTCGCCGTCAAGGAATACGCGAAGCTGCTGCAGGCCGACGGCATCATCACGAACTTCTATCAGAAGATCGGCACCATGGGCATGGCCGACGTGCAGAACCAGATGGGCGGCCTGCCCGTGCGGAACTTCAGCGCGGGACGCCAGGTCGATCTCGCCACCGGCGAGCGCTTCAAGATGGGCGGCGACTACATCACCGAGCTCAACAACTCGCGCGGCGGCGAGCAAACCCACGCGTGCATGCCCGGCTGCATCATCCAGTGCAGCAATCTCTACGCGGACGCCTCCGGCAAGGAGATCGTCTCCCCGGTGGAGTACGAAACGCTGGGCCTTCTCGGCACGAACTGCGGCCTTACCGATCCCGACGACCTCGCCGGGCTCAACTACATCGCGAACGACCTCGGCGTGGACACGATCGAGACCGGCGCCATGCTCGCGGTGCTGATGGAGGCCGGGCTCGGCGCCTTCGGTGACGCGAAGTTCATGGCCGACTGCCTGGCCGAGGTCCGCGCCGGCACCGAGAAGGGCCGCCTCTGGGCCCAGGGCACCGCCCGCGTCGGTGCGCACTACAAGGTGGCGCGCGTGCCCGTCATCAAGAAGCAGGCGATCAGCGCCTACGATCCCCGCGTGGTCGAGGCCACCGGCGTGGCCATGATGGCCACGGCGATGGGCGCGGACCATACCGCCGGCAATCTGCCGCGGCTCAATACCCGCGAGATGGACCTCAACGCCATCATCGGCCAGAGCCTGGTCGTGCAGACCAACGTCGCGGCCACGGACTCGCTCGGGCTCTGTCTCTTCGGCCGCAGCGTGACCGAGGTGAACATCGCGTTCATCATCGACGCGATCAACAGCGCCTGCGGGACCAGTCTCACCCCGGAGTTCTGGACCCAGCTCGGCCACGAGACGCTCCGGCTCGAGCACGAGTTCAACCGCCAAGCTGGGTTCACCGCGAAGGACGACGAGCTGCCGGGGTTCTTCTATACGGAAAAGCTGCCGCCCACCGACCGGGTGGCGCGCTTCCACGGCCCCGAGGTGCACGACATGTACGAGCGCCTGCCTGCCTGA